Proteins encoded within one genomic window of Triticum aestivum cultivar Chinese Spring chromosome 2D, IWGSC CS RefSeq v2.1, whole genome shotgun sequence:
- the LOC123054160 gene encoding transcription factor bHLH112 — protein MDEHAPEIPVGYSSSSTSPASSVWESHQILQMHAPFPSWSPHTGTLLTAAATDPATFCEDPLSPARTHLPSRHLWNQTDLSMGVHGSSNELGGSSGHGKDFLSLLEARTVMPEMLDDFSSAACDYLKGMDGSDYNSISASASYGFDSGGPYAGPSALPVRRDGIASSPPVYPGNSTLVQESMMGCMPSHNHEVKLDGSQQQELGAPMNAFLQKTLPTSVAIHGSPLGYSGSGSERAFPEGRVMQVSFDARISPDAIYASGYRSKTELAHTNQYEQRTISARTGTGQSGAEGDPKKRKSEEKLAGNGKRSKKDTSSRSPPKAEVPDMKLGERDKIIALQQIISPYGKTDRASVLYETIKHIEYLHEQIQLLSDPYMKNSTNEVPFQWGGKEEDLRGRGLCLVPVSCTPQVFQDNSLPDCWTPVYKSSRYQ, from the exons ATGGACGAACATGCACCTGAGATTCCAGTTGGTTATAGCAGTTCCTCCACTTCACCAGCCAGCAGCGTCTGGGAGAGTCACCAGATCCTACAGATGCATGCACCCTTCCCCTCATGGAGCCCCCACACCGGCACACTCCTTACCGCCGCTGCCACTGACCCGGCAACCTTCTGCGAGGACCCCTTGTCACCAGCCCGCACACACCTTCCAAGCAGGCATCTATGGAACCAGACTGACCT TAGCATGGGAgttcatgggagcagcaacgagcttggcgggagcagtggccATGGAAAGGACTTCCTTTCCTTGCTTGAAGCGAGGACGGTGATGCCAGAAATGCTCGATGATTTCTCCTCGGCGGCATGCGACTACCTCAAAGGGATGGACGGCAGCGACTACAACAGCATCTCCGCATCAGCTTCCTATGGTTTTGACAGTGGCGGTCCGTACGCTGGCCCCAGTGCTCTGCCCGTCAGGCGTGATGGGATTGCGAGCTCTCCACCGGTGTACCCCGGGAACAGTACCTTGGTGCAAGAGAGCATGATGGGTTGCATGCCAAGCCACAACCACGAGGTAAAACTAGATGGTTCCCAGCAGCAGGAGCTTGGAGCTCCCATGAATGCATTCCTGCAGAAAACGCTTCCTACTAGTGTTGCAATTCATGGAAGCCCTCTGGGTTATTCTGGCTCTGGGAGCGAAAGGGCTTTCCCGGAGGGCCGAGTAATGCAGGTTTCGTTTGATGCTAGGATTTCACCAGATGCAATCTATGCTAGTGGTTACAGATCAAAAACAGAATTGGCACATACCAATCAGTATGAGCAACGTACTATTTCG GCAAGGACTGGTACAGGTCAAAGTGGTGCTGAAGGTGATCCTAAGAAGAGAAAATCAGAGGAAAAGTTGGCAGGCAACGGAAAGAGGTCGAAGAAAGATACTTCAAGTAGATCACCTCCAAAG GCAGAAGTGCCTGATATGAAGTTGGGAGAGAGAGACAAGATCATAGCATTGCAGCAGATCATCTCACCGTATGGGAAG ACGGATAGAGCGTCAGTGTTGTATGAAACCATCAAGCACATCGAATATCTACATGAGCAAATACAG CTATTGAGTGATCCCTACATGAAGAATAGCACAAACGAG GTGCCCTTTCAATGGGGAGGTAAAGAGGAGGATTTGAGAGGGAGAGGGCTTTGCCTGGTCCCTGTTTCTTGCACCCCGCAAGTTTTCCAGGATAATAGCCTGCCGGACTGCTGGACGCCGGTGTACAAGAGCTCCCGGTACCAATGA
- the LOC123054161 gene encoding uncharacterized protein — translation MSDVYKKAKPGRLVFKGGEAATLRKPKKQKKNKKPADDVPADADAEAAAAAAAAAATEGAEAGGDYTIDAAKRMKYEELFPVETRKFGYDPSNAARTSRDRTVEQALDDRVRKKADRYCK, via the coding sequence CCCGGCCGCCTCGTCTTCAAGGGCGGCGAGGCCGCCACCCTCCGCAAgcccaagaagcaaaagaagaacaagaagcccGCCGACGATGTCCCCGCCGACGCCGACgctgaagccgccgccgccgctgctgccgctgcgGCCACGGAGGGCGCCGAAGCCGGAGGCGACTACACCATCGACGCGGCGAAGCGGATGAAGTACGAGGAGCTGTTCCCCGTGGAGACGAGGAAGTTCGGGTACGACCCGTCCAACGCCGCCCGCACCTCCCGCGACCGCACCGTCGAGCAGGCCCTCGACGACCGCGTGAGGAAGAAGGCCGACCGCTACTGCAAGTGA